Proteins encoded by one window of Cryptosporangium minutisporangium:
- a CDS encoding DUF47 domain-containing protein: MRFRLRPTETAFYDFFSQAADNLVKGADILGELSLPDPDFQSISDRMRDIEHANDEVTHELLRKLNSTFVTPFDREDIYQLGSLLDDVMDHMEGAGNLVYLYGLSQLPALPREMHDLIETLGRAAQLTASAMPRLRSLKDLESYWIEANRIENEGDHAYRMLLVRLFSGEYDALTVMKLKEVADELEAAADAFEHVANTVETIAVKES, encoded by the coding sequence GTGCGTTTCCGGCTCCGCCCCACCGAGACCGCCTTCTACGACTTCTTCAGCCAGGCCGCGGACAACCTGGTGAAGGGCGCGGACATCCTGGGCGAGCTGAGCCTCCCGGATCCGGACTTCCAGTCGATCTCCGACCGGATGCGGGACATCGAGCACGCCAATGACGAGGTTACGCACGAGCTGCTGCGCAAGCTGAACTCGACGTTCGTGACGCCGTTCGACCGCGAGGACATCTACCAGCTGGGCTCGCTGCTCGACGACGTCATGGACCACATGGAGGGCGCGGGCAACCTGGTCTACCTCTACGGGTTGTCGCAGCTGCCGGCACTGCCGCGGGAGATGCACGACCTGATCGAGACGCTCGGCCGCGCGGCCCAGCTGACCGCGTCCGCGATGCCCCGTCTGCGGTCGCTCAAGGACCTCGAGTCGTACTGGATCGAGGCCAACCGGATCGAGAACGAGGGCGACCACGCCTACCGCATGCTGCTCGTCCGCCTGTTCAGCGGGGAGTACGACGCCTTGACCGTGATGAAGCTCAAGGAGGTGGCGGACGAGCTGGAGGCGGCCGCCGACGCCTTCGAGCACGTTGCGAACACGGTCGAGACGATCGCGGTCAAGGAGTCCTGA
- the pstA gene encoding phosphate ABC transporter permease PstA, with protein MATLQASPSELRESNLRGQKLPNWTPWAIGAGAIVVSALIFAVTGDSFNRARFAVLAALLFVVALTAASFAVEGRRQATDRLFTTFVYSAFVLAIAPLISIIYYTLSKGLSVIDGGFLTHSMFTISEDSFGGGAYHAIIGTLIVTGIATVFAVPIGVLTAVYLVEYGEGKKFARLVSFFVDVMTGIPSIVAGLFIFTFWLLTLGFQKSGFAGALSLVILMLPVIVRSTEEILRLVPHELREASYALGVPKWKTIVRVVLPTAFSGIVTGVMLAIARAMGETAPLLLLVGTQAKINFDPTSDAMSTLPTFIYSQLGSAAGNADAPGTARAWGAAVTLIAIIMVFNLLARFVGRFTKARG; from the coding sequence ATGGCTACTCTCCAGGCTTCCCCGTCCGAACTCCGCGAGAGCAACCTGCGCGGCCAGAAGCTTCCGAACTGGACGCCGTGGGCGATCGGCGCGGGCGCCATCGTGGTCAGCGCGCTGATCTTCGCGGTGACCGGTGACAGCTTCAACAGGGCCCGGTTCGCGGTGCTGGCCGCGTTGCTGTTCGTCGTCGCGCTGACCGCCGCCAGCTTCGCGGTCGAGGGCCGGCGGCAGGCGACCGACCGCCTGTTCACGACGTTCGTGTACTCGGCGTTCGTCCTCGCGATCGCCCCGTTGATCTCGATCATCTACTACACGCTGTCCAAGGGCCTGAGCGTCATCGACGGCGGGTTCCTGACCCACTCGATGTTCACGATCAGCGAGGACAGCTTCGGCGGTGGCGCGTACCACGCGATCATCGGCACGCTGATCGTCACCGGGATCGCGACCGTCTTCGCGGTGCCGATCGGGGTACTGACCGCGGTTTACCTGGTCGAGTACGGCGAGGGAAAGAAGTTCGCTCGCCTGGTCAGCTTCTTCGTCGACGTGATGACCGGTATCCCGTCGATCGTCGCCGGTCTGTTCATCTTCACGTTCTGGCTGCTCACGCTCGGCTTCCAGAAGTCCGGTTTCGCCGGGGCGCTCTCGCTGGTCATCCTCATGCTGCCGGTCATCGTCCGGTCCACCGAGGAGATCCTCCGCCTGGTGCCGCACGAACTGCGGGAGGCGTCGTACGCGCTCGGTGTGCCGAAGTGGAAGACGATCGTTCGGGTCGTGCTGCCGACCGCGTTCAGCGGCATCGTCACCGGCGTCATGCTGGCGATCGCCCGCGCGATGGGTGAGACCGCGCCGCTGCTGCTGCTCGTCGGTACCCAGGCGAAGATCAACTTCGACCCGACCTCGGACGCGATGTCGACGCTGCCGACGTTCATCTACTCGCAGCTCGGCAGCGCGGCCGGTAACGCGGACGCCCCGGGCACGGCCCGTGCGTGGGGTGCGGCGGTCACGCTGATCGCGATCATCATGGTCTTCAACCTGCTCGCCCGGTTCGTCGGGCGGTTCACCAAGGCCCGCGGCTGA
- a CDS encoding inorganic phosphate transporter — MEILPVLAIIIIALAFDYTNGFHDAANAIATSVSTRALTPRAALIMAAVANFAGALLGTDVAKTVGEGIVSAPTGGEGLLLVFSALFGAIVWNLITWYFGLPSSSSHALIGGLVGAALSSDAIVKWAGVFDKVVVPMIFSPLVGFGLGYLLMLAILWAFRRAHPAKMSRGFRYAQTVSAGAMALGHGLQDAQKTMGVIVLALVVGGYQTTFEVPLWVVTIVALALAAGTYAGGWRIMRTLGRRIIHLDPPRGFAAETAAAAVLYTTAYVFHVPISTTHTITSSVMGVGATKRLSAVRWGVATNIVTAWVLTIPAAALVAAALESVLHPLFF; from the coding sequence GTGGAGATCCTCCCGGTCCTCGCGATCATCATCATCGCGCTGGCGTTCGACTACACCAACGGTTTCCACGACGCAGCGAACGCGATCGCGACGTCGGTCTCCACCCGCGCGCTCACACCGAGGGCCGCGCTGATCATGGCCGCGGTGGCCAACTTCGCCGGCGCGTTGCTCGGCACCGACGTCGCCAAGACCGTCGGCGAGGGCATCGTCTCGGCCCCGACCGGCGGCGAAGGCCTGCTGCTGGTGTTCAGCGCGCTCTTCGGCGCGATCGTCTGGAACCTCATCACCTGGTACTTCGGGCTGCCCTCGTCGTCCTCGCACGCGTTGATCGGCGGCCTGGTCGGTGCGGCGCTGTCGTCCGACGCGATCGTCAAGTGGGCCGGCGTCTTCGACAAGGTCGTCGTCCCGATGATCTTCTCGCCGCTGGTCGGCTTCGGCCTCGGGTACCTGCTGATGCTCGCGATCCTCTGGGCGTTCCGGCGGGCACACCCGGCGAAGATGAGCCGGGGCTTCCGGTACGCCCAGACCGTCTCGGCCGGTGCGATGGCGCTCGGGCACGGCCTGCAGGACGCCCAGAAGACGATGGGTGTGATCGTCCTGGCGCTGGTCGTCGGTGGCTACCAGACGACTTTCGAGGTGCCGCTCTGGGTGGTCACCATCGTCGCGTTGGCGCTCGCGGCCGGAACCTACGCCGGTGGGTGGCGGATCATGCGGACGCTCGGCCGCCGGATCATTCACCTCGACCCGCCTCGCGGCTTCGCCGCCGAGACGGCCGCCGCGGCGGTGCTCTACACGACCGCGTACGTGTTCCACGTGCCGATCTCGACGACGCACACGATCACGTCGTCGGTGATGGGTGTCGGGGCGACGAAGCGGCTGTCGGCGGTGCGGTGGGGCGTGGCGACGAACATCGTGACGGCGTGGGTTCTCACGATCCCGGCCGCTGCGCTGGTTGCCGCGGCTCTCGAGTCCGTCCTCCATCCGCTGTTCTTCTGA
- a CDS encoding VanZ family protein: MFAALALTGRRAGVPTAWLLPTLTLYAIASEVVQAVPALGRSASVWDALADVVGIALGWLLARLVR, from the coding sequence TTGTTCGCCGCGCTGGCGTTGACCGGCCGGCGCGCCGGTGTGCCGACCGCCTGGTTGCTCCCGACGTTGACCCTCTACGCGATCGCCTCCGAGGTCGTCCAGGCGGTGCCGGCGCTCGGCCGCTCGGCCAGCGTGTGGGACGCCCTGGCCGACGTGGTCGGCATCGCGCTGGGCTGGCTGCTGGCGCGCCTCGTTCGGTGA
- the phoU gene encoding phosphate signaling complex protein PhoU — protein sequence MREEFRRNLAAAEDTLAGLAETAAAAIEQATVALLEADLAAAERSQESNRALRQRLTELESTAYDLLALQAPVASDLRVLVTVVRLGANIERMGSLAAHIAETAERRHPAVVIPDLLVPVFRQMGEVAQQMAVDAAAALRSRDTADAARLEAEDDTVDRLRLELFRQIAGDWPHGAEAAADAALLGRYYERFADHAVAIADAVLYLVTGVAVEVAAE from the coding sequence GTGCGTGAGGAATTCCGCCGCAATCTCGCGGCGGCCGAGGACACCCTGGCCGGACTGGCCGAAACTGCGGCCGCGGCGATCGAGCAGGCCACCGTCGCACTCCTGGAAGCCGACCTGGCCGCGGCCGAGCGGTCCCAGGAGTCCAACCGGGCGTTACGGCAGCGCCTGACCGAGTTGGAGAGCACGGCGTACGACCTGCTCGCGCTGCAGGCGCCGGTGGCATCGGACCTGCGGGTCCTGGTGACCGTCGTCCGGTTGGGCGCCAACATCGAGCGGATGGGATCGCTGGCCGCGCACATCGCCGAGACCGCCGAGCGGCGCCACCCGGCAGTCGTCATCCCAGATCTGCTGGTTCCGGTGTTCCGGCAGATGGGCGAGGTGGCACAGCAGATGGCGGTGGACGCCGCGGCGGCGCTGCGGTCGCGGGATACCGCCGACGCGGCCCGCCTCGAGGCCGAGGACGACACCGTCGACCGCCTGCGCCTGGAGCTGTTCCGCCAGATCGCCGGCGATTGGCCGCACGGCGCCGAAGCGGCGGCCGACGCAGCGCTGCTGGGTCGCTACTACGAGCGGTTCGCCGACCACGCGGTCGCGATCGCCGACGCGGTGCTGTACCTGGTCACCGGCGTGGCCGTCGAGGTTGCCGCCGAGTAA
- the phoU gene encoding phosphate signaling complex protein PhoU, whose product MREGFHGQLDAIRGALADMTDTAATAMERATVALLGADLAVAEAVAEQATRLDAARRAVEDQTYEVLALQQPVASDLRTMVMAIKVGGDIHRMGSLAHHVAKVAVRRHPASAVPDPLFPLIRRMGEVATRMAQSAGAVLHSTDAADAGRLAIDDDAMDGLRRTLFRMLLDSWPYGVESAIDVALLGRYYERFADHAVSIADGVVYLVTGEMPRERDEKLS is encoded by the coding sequence GTGCGCGAGGGGTTTCACGGTCAGCTGGATGCGATCCGGGGAGCGTTGGCCGACATGACGGACACGGCGGCGACCGCGATGGAGCGGGCGACCGTCGCGTTGCTCGGCGCGGACTTGGCCGTCGCCGAGGCGGTCGCCGAGCAGGCGACCCGGTTGGACGCTGCGCGGCGCGCCGTGGAGGACCAGACGTACGAGGTCCTGGCGTTGCAGCAGCCGGTCGCCAGCGACCTGCGGACGATGGTGATGGCGATCAAGGTCGGTGGGGACATCCATCGGATGGGGTCGCTCGCCCACCACGTCGCAAAGGTCGCGGTGCGGCGCCATCCCGCCTCTGCGGTGCCGGACCCACTGTTCCCGCTGATCCGCCGGATGGGCGAGGTGGCCACCCGGATGGCACAGAGCGCCGGTGCGGTGCTGCACTCCACCGATGCCGCCGACGCCGGGCGGCTCGCGATCGACGACGACGCCATGGACGGCCTGCGTCGGACGCTGTTCCGCATGCTGCTGGACAGCTGGCCGTACGGCGTCGAGTCGGCGATCGACGTGGCGTTGCTCGGGCGGTACTACGAGCGCTTCGCCGATCACGCGGTCTCGATCGCCGACGGTGTCGTTTACCTCGTCACCGGCGAGATGCCCCGCGAACGCGACGAAAAGCTCAGCTAG
- the pstB gene encoding phosphate ABC transporter ATP-binding protein PstB produces the protein MSKAIEVKDVNIYYGNFLAVEGVSMSIEPRSVTAFIGPSGCGKSTVLRTLNRMHEVIPGARVEGKVLLQGEDIYGSSVDPVNVRRTIGMVFQRPNPFPTMSIYDNVIAGLKLQGRQKKGALDDTVEKSLKGANLWNEVKDRLKKPGAGLSGGQQQRLCIARAIAVEPEVLLMDEPCSALDPISTLAIEDLIQQLKTDYTIVIVTHNMQQAARVSERTGFFNLSAVGKPGKLVEMDDTQKIFTNPTDKRTEDYITGRFG, from the coding sequence ATGTCCAAGGCGATCGAAGTCAAAGACGTCAACATCTACTACGGCAACTTCCTGGCGGTCGAGGGGGTGTCGATGTCGATCGAGCCGCGCTCGGTCACCGCGTTCATCGGCCCGTCCGGCTGCGGCAAGTCCACCGTGCTCCGCACGCTCAACCGGATGCACGAGGTCATCCCGGGTGCGCGCGTCGAGGGCAAGGTGCTCCTGCAGGGCGAGGACATCTACGGCTCCTCGGTCGACCCGGTGAACGTCCGCCGCACGATCGGCATGGTGTTCCAGCGTCCGAACCCGTTCCCGACGATGTCGATCTACGACAACGTCATCGCTGGGCTGAAGCTCCAGGGCCGGCAGAAGAAGGGTGCCCTGGACGACACGGTGGAGAAGTCGCTCAAGGGCGCGAACCTCTGGAACGAGGTGAAGGACCGGCTGAAGAAGCCCGGTGCCGGCCTCTCCGGCGGGCAGCAGCAGCGGCTCTGCATCGCCCGGGCGATCGCGGTCGAGCCGGAGGTCCTACTGATGGACGAGCCGTGCTCGGCGCTGGACCCGATCTCGACGCTCGCGATCGAGGACCTGATCCAGCAGCTCAAGACCGACTACACGATCGTCATCGTCACCCACAACATGCAGCAGGCCGCGCGGGTCAGCGAGCGGACCGGGTTCTTCAACCTCTCCGCCGTCGGCAAGCCCGGCAAGTTGGTGGAGATGGACGACACCCAGAAGATCTTCACCAACCCCACTGACAAGCGCACCGAGGACTACATCACTGGTCGCTTCGGCTGA